The Drosophila nasuta strain 15112-1781.00 chromosome 2L, ASM2355853v1, whole genome shotgun sequence genome window below encodes:
- the LOC132783671 gene encoding mitochondrial inner membrane protease ATP23 homolog, which yields MGLLTQVWAKAAPAKETTPPPPEAVILADAKPVQDVNKTAANPDTTPPATTPDKEPKEWGYDLYPERRGEAYKPRLSHILFGSEGKESIDRYKCEQNVYWCVKNGPLVKLMMGALRSSGCPMDLRRHISCEVCDPSVTGGYDPVLNQIVVCQNMAKNKSMVHGVLTHEMIHMFDYCNNDLDFRNVDHLACTEIRAANLAHCSFLSAMMQGDASPFNVKEAHQNCVKSKALASVLAVRNISHQAAVDAVERVFPKCYADLEPIGRRIRRNSTDQQKAFMEAPMYGYDVY from the exons ATGGGTTTGCTGACACAAGTGTGGGCCAAAGCGGCGCCAGCAAAGGAGACGACTCCACCACCACCAGAAGCTGTGATACTGGCCGATGCTAAGCCAGTGCAAGATGTGAATAAAACGGCTGCCAACCCAGACACAacaccaccagcaacaacaccgGACAAAGAGCCAAAGGAATGGGGTTATGATCTCTATCCGGAGCGACGTGGTGAAGCTTACAAACCAAGACTCTCACACATCCTGTTTGGAAGCGAGGGCAAGGAGAGCATCGATCGCTACAAGTGCGAACAGAACGTTTATTGGTGCGTGAAGAATGGTCCGCTCGTCAAGCTGATGATGGGCGCCCTGCGCAGCTCTGGTTGCCCCATGGATCTGCGGCGTCACATCTCTTGTGAGGTGTGCGATCCCAGCGTAACTGGTGGCTATGATCCGGTGTTGAATCAGATTGTTGTCTGCCAGAATATGGCCAAAAACAAGAGTATGGTGCATGGCGTCTTAACCCACGAGATGATTCACATGTTCGATTACTGCAACAATGATTTGGATTTCCGCAATGTGGATCATTTGGCGTGCACAGAGATTAGGGCAGCTAACTTGGCGCATTGTTCCTTCCTGAGTGCCATGATGCAGGGCGATGCTTCGCCATTTAATGTGAAGGAGGCGCATCAG AACTGTGTGAAATCCAAGGCCTTGGCCTCGGTGCTCGCTGTGCGCAATATTAGTCATCAGGCGGCTGTGGATGCAGTGGAGCGCGTCTTCCCCAAGTGCTATGCGGATCTGGAGCCGATTGGACGCCGAATACGCCGCAATTCGACAGACCAACAGAAGGCCTTCATGGAAGCCCCCATGTATGGCTACGATGTGTATTAG
- the LOC132783663 gene encoding LOW QUALITY PROTEIN: villin-like protein quail (The sequence of the model RefSeq protein was modified relative to this genomic sequence to represent the inferred CDS: deleted 2 bases in 2 codons), producing MPPFNFIKQEVRPNTIPDLKVDATFRKVPKHALTFELWKIDEDRLEAVARAQYGTFYDNCAYIIYASSLVGHYANHETITREQKPNVPLERYIHYWLGSNVSEQNRSNVVHKIQELDSYLGNVASIYRETQNHESARFLSYFKKGYDVLSGALINSVQKVRLFQLYGRKWLRAIELAEIEWSHFNSDYIMVLQMEAITFVWIGRSSASIERRGALAWVQRQRGKDSGTICIVDDGYEQSMSAEHKQAWNMVLPLQQRRVFQSNQQLDSNSYDSKTNGDINGSSNKFRIYKCNQRGRLHLDQLDVGMPSKDDLSDAHGVYLLDNYGQSIWLWVGAQATQADALTAISNGRAFVKKKKYANSTLVVRVLEGQEPVEFKRLFGNWLTVWQDNTRGHKPVSTKFGKLDAVLLCERPKMAADTQLVDDGRGERVLYRIFGDQLVELPATKVTVFTTNASYVVKYTVQCATVVPADLASVGVKSIIYQWNGSEASADTIAKADSFAMTSFESMQGAEAMFVQLYEFDETPHFLQLFDGKLIIMRGQRSELLHSNNNHNWDFKTNIMLETFLLKIYGDASYNSKAVEEHPLSAISSKDCYVIKTSHVWVWCGQSSTGDAREMAKSVGALLGESSLMLEGKESKEFWQSVSMYFNQTLVINGQSCGSSTTSSSSSGAGSMCNGSNNSGGGNGNISPTLSNNCYLNTTMPTKPRPPVQLFLVWWQQTQLRCEEILGFEQKDLCADSTYILDTGTLAYVWLGSKALRQERDKYTAIAQSYVQNAPFGRRSATALAVVRQYAEPNVFKGFFETWHDELGKNFLSYEQMRQELGSVAPSNGLSEGSALHLNNNQKDFDGHKKYPLSVLVQEMDMLPPEINPLRREVHLTHDDFVGVFKMSFYEFDELPKWKKQELKKLYKLF from the exons GAGGTGCGTCCAAACACAATACCCGACTTGAAGGTGGATGCCACATTCCGTAAGGTGCCGAAGCATGCGTTAACCTTTGAGCTGTGGAAGATCGACGAGGATCGCTTAGAAGCCGTTGCTCGAGCACAATATGGAACATTCTACGATAACTGTGCGTACATCATTTATGCATCGAGTTTAGTGGGACACTATGCGAATCACGAGACCATC ACACGCGAGCAGAAGCCGAATGTGCCGTTGGAGCGTTACATACATTATTGGCTGGGCAGCAATGTCAGCGAACAGAATCGCTCGAATGTTGTGCACAAGATTCAGGAGCTGGACTCGTATCTAGGCAATGTGGCGTCCATTTATCGCGAGACGCAGAATCACGAAAGCGCACGCTTTCTCTCCTATTTCAAGAAGGGCTACGA TGTACTCTCTGGCGCCTTGATCAACTCAGTGCAAAAGGTGCGACTCTTTCAGCTGTACGGTCGCAAATGGCTGCGTGCCATTGAGCTGGCTGAGATTGAGTGGTCACACTTCAATTCGGATTACATCATGGTGCTGCAGATGGAGGCCATCACCTTTGTGTGGATTGGACGCTCGAGTGCCTCGATTGAGCGTCGAGGTGCGCTCGCTTGGGTGCAGCGACAGCGAGGCAAGGATTCTGGCACCATTTGCATCGTTGACGATGGCTACGAGCAGTCGATGAGTGCGGAGCACAAGCAGGCATGGAATATGGTGTTGCCACTGCAGCAACGTCGTGTCTTTCAATCCAATCAGCAGCTGGACAGCAACAGCTATGACTCCAAGACGAATGGCGATatcaatggcagcagcaacaagtttCGCATTTACAAGTGCAATCAACGTGGGCGATTGCATCTCGATCAACTGGACGTGGGCATGCCCAGCAAGGATGATCTAAGCGATGCACATGGTGTCTATCTGCTCGACAACTATGGCCAAAGCATTTGGTTGTGGGTTGGCGCCCAAGCCACTCAAGCGGATGCTCTCACGGCCATAAGCAATGGACGTGCATTTGTGAAGAAAAAGAAGTATGCAAACAGCACGCTCGTGGTGCGTGTGCTCGAG GGACAGGAACCCGTGGAGTTTAAGCGTTTGTTTGGCAACTGGCTGACTGTGTGGCAGGATAATACACGAGGCCACAAGCCTGTGTCCACCAAGTTTGGCAAATTGGATGCGGTTCTGTTGTGCGAACGCCCCAAGATGGCAGCGGACACACAGCTGGTGGACGATGGACGTGGCGAGCGTGTTTTATATCGCATCTTTGGCGATCAACTGGTCGAGCTGCCGGCCACCAAAGTGACGGTCTTCACCACCAACGCCTCCTATGTGGTCAAGTACACCGTTCAG TGTGCCACCGTTGTGCCCGCTGATCTGGCTAGTGTGGGCGTCAAGAGCATCATCTATCAGTGGAACGGTTCGGAGGCATCGGCGGACACAATTGCCAAGGCAGATAGCTTTGCCATGACTAGTTTCGAGTCGATGCAAGGCGCGGAGGCGATGTTTGTGCAGCTCTACGAGTTCGATGAGACGCCGCATTTCTTGCAGCTCTTCGATGGCAAACTGATCATAATGCGAGGTCAACGCAGCGAGCTGCTGCACTCCAATAACAATCACAATTGGGACTTCAAAACCAATATTATGCTGGAGACCTTTTTGCTGAAGATCTATGGCGATGCCAGCTACAACTCC AAGGCTGTCGAAGAGCATCCGTTGTCAGCGATCAGCTCCAAGGATTGCTATGTCATCAAGACGAGTCATGTGTGGGTCTGGTGTGGACAGAGCAGCACTGGCGATGCTCGAGAGATGGCCAAATCGGTGGGCGCACTACTGGGCGAAAGTTCGCTGATGCTGGAGGGCAAGGAGAGCAAAGAGTTCTGGCAATCGGTGTCAATGTACTTCAATCAGACGCTCGTCATCAATGGGCAATCGTGTGGCAGCAGCActacgagcagcagcagcagcggcgccGGCAGCATgtgcaacggcagcaacaacagtggcggtggcaatggcaacattTCGCCCACGTTGAGCAACAATTGCTACTTGAACACCACAATGCCAACGAAACCCAGACCGCCAGTGCAATTGTTTCTCGTCTGGTGGCAGCAGACACAATTGCGCTGCGAGGAAATATTGGGTTTTGAGCAAAAGGATCTCTGTGCCGACTCCACGTACATACTGGACACAGGCACCTTGGCTTATGTCTGGCTGGGCTCGAAGGCGTTGCGTCAGGAGCGCGATAAATACACTGCGATAGCACAAAGCTATGTACAGAATGCGCCATTTGGTAGACGCTCGGCCACAGCATTGGCTGTGGTGCGTCAATATGCGGAGCCCAATGTGTTTAAGGGTTTCTTTGAGACGTGGCACGATGAGCTGGGAAAG AACTTTCTCAGCTACGAGCAGATGCGTCAGGAACTGGGCAGCGTGGCGCCCAGCAATGGTCTCAGTGAGGGCTCCGCTCTGCATCTGAACAACAATCAGAAGGACTTTGATGGCCACAAGAAGTATCCGCTTTCTGTGCTGGTGCAAGAAATGGATATGCTGCCACCGGAAATTAATCCGCTGCGACGTGAA GTTCATCTAACGCACGATGACTTTGTTGGAGTTTTTAAAATGTCCTTTTATGAGTTTGATGAGCTGCCCAAGTGGAAAAAGCAGGAGCTCAAGAAGCTCTACAAATTGTTCTAA
- the LOC132783667 gene encoding glucosidase 2 subunit beta, translating to MRLANKQFVLLAICAVATVSSVYGGEVPRPRGVSLAKAALYQPRSDGKWTCLDGSKTIPFTQVNDDYCDCLDGSDEPGTSACPQAKFHCINKGHQSLDIPSSQVQDGICDCCDGSDELPVVGCGNTCNELGAAAAIERRNAAELHKRGAEKRQEMITRGKQLKADRAARRSELGARIKEQEGLKAEKEQLKRNAEALENEAMEAFKEQQRELDAETAQAEQEPQQMRQEATLSFVRYDANKDGFVEITELMVDMNLDSDRNGVVTVEEAKYFLDERERVDLDAFVTLAWPRIKPQKMLAEGLFQPPVEETEQPKPQVPSTEAPQAPVANAEQADMELGIDEHGHDGEEDNEDEEDQYEEDDEPDVGVGEATADSETSTAAPNYDPETQRLIEQANEARNAFDEVDRHIREIEHEIKELDEQEGKDYGRNEEWAVLDGECYTFEDREYVYTLCPFDRASQKPRNGGAETTLGRWDQWLGEGDKYSKQKYSNGAACWNGPQRSALINIKCALEPRITGVSEPNRCEYYFEFETPAACDSEAFQAAEQNKHDEL from the exons ATGCGActagcaaacaaacaattcgTATTATTAGCAATATGCGCAGTCGCCACAGTATCCTCCGTTTATGGCGGCGAAGTTCCGCGTCCTCGCGGCGTTTCACTAGCTAAGGCGGCGCTCTATCAACCGCGCTCTGATGGGAAATGGACCTGTTTGGATGGCAGCAAAACGATACCATTCACTCAGGTGAACGATGATTACTGTGATTGCCTCGATGGCAGCGATGAACCCGGCACCTCAGCCTGCCCCCAAGCCAAATTCCATTGCATCAACAAGGGCCATCAATCGCTGGACATTCCCAGTTCACAGGTGCAAGACGGCATTTGTGATTGTTGCGACGGTAGCGACGAGCTGCCCGTCGTGGGCTGTGGCAATACTTGCAACGAACTCGGCGCAGCGGCAGCTATTGAGCGACGCAACGCTGCGGAGCTGCATAAGCGGGGCGCTGAGAAGCGACAGGAGATGATTACCCGCGGCAAACAATTGAAGGCAGATCGGGCGGCACGACGCTCAGAGCTGGGAGCACGAATCAAGGAACAGGAAGGCCTGAAAGCTGAAAAAGAGCAGCTCAAGCGCAACGCTGAAGCTTTAGAAAATGAAGCAATGGAGGCCTTCAAGGAGCAACAGCGTGAACTGGATGCGGAGACGGCGCAAGCAGAGCAGGAACCACAGCAAATGCGCCAGGAGGCGACGCTCAGCTTTGTGCGCTACGATGCCAACAAGGATGGCTTTGTGGAGATCACCGAACTGATGGTTGACATGAATCTAGACAGCGATCGCAATGGCGTTGTCACTGTCGAGGAGGCCAAATACTTTTTGGATGAACGCGAACGTGTTGATCTGGATGCCTTTGTCACATTGGCCTGGCCACGCATCAAGCCACAGAAGATGCTGGCCGAAGGTCTCTTCCAGCCGCCAGTTGAGGAGACTGAGCAGCCAAAGCCTCAAGTGCCAAGCACTGAAGCCCCACAGGCCCCAGTAGCCAATGCTG AACAAGCAGACATGGAATTGGGAATTGATGAGCATGGTCACGATGGCGAAGAGGACaacgaagatgaagaagatCAGTACGAGGAGGATGACGAGCCCGATGTGGGCGTAGGAGAAGCCACTGCCGACTCAGAAACATCAACTGCCGCACCCAATTACGATCCTGAGACACAACGACTGATCGAACAAGCCAACGAGGCGCGCAATGCTTTCGATGAGGTGGATCGCCACATTCGTGAAATTGAGCATGAAATCAAGGAGCTGGACGAACAGGAAGGCAAAGATTATGGCCGCAACGAGGAATGGGCGGTGCTTGATGGCGAGTGTTATACGTTCGAGGATCGCGAATATGTCTACACCTTGTGTCCCTTCGATCGTGCGTCGCAAAAGCCACGCAACGGTGGCGCTGAAACCACTTTGGGTCGTTGGGATCAATGGTTGGGCGAGGGCGACAAGTATAGCAAACAAAAGTATTCGAATGGTGCCGCTTGCTGGAATGGACCACAACGTTCGGCGCTGATCAACATTAAGTGCGCCTTGGAACCACGCATCACGGGAGTCAGTGAGCCAAATCGGTGTGAATATTATTTCGAATTCGAGACACCAGCTGCCTGCGATAGCGAGGCTTTCCAGGCCGCCGAACAGAATA
- the LOC132783676 gene encoding uncharacterized protein LOC132783676 yields the protein MEDCEIIGILIEFIGEIIFGSDNSYNDYSESVEDD from the exons ATGGAGGACTGCGAAATTATTGGCATTCTAATCGAGTTTATAGGGGAAATCATATTTGGTT CGGATAATTCGTATAATGATTATTCAGAATCAGTGGAAGATGATTAG